Below is a genomic region from Neovison vison isolate M4711 chromosome 9, ASM_NN_V1, whole genome shotgun sequence.
ACAGCAAGCGTCCAGTTCATTGGTCGATCAAGGGAGAAATCTGCTTACAAAACACGGCTCGCTGGCGGCCACGAGGCCGGCAGCCCTGTGTCCCTGACGGAGCCGGCACGGACAGGAGCCGCTGGGGTCCCTCTGCCCCCGAGGGAGGGGCGCGGGGTTGGGCGCTCCGCAGAAAGGAGCCCTCCTTTGAGGTCTCACCCTGTCCCCTGCGGCCGCCCGTGGCACCTGCTTTCCCGCCGAGGTCTTAGGCTccgggagaggaggggagggcggCTCCGGGCCCCCCAGCCAGGGCCAGCACTGCTTCCCACAGCCCTTGCGTCCAGAGCTCGGTGGAGCGGGGGGGCCTCGGTCAGAACTGGCCGTGGTCCACCTCGTCCAGCCAGGAGGCGGGGCTGGCAGGGAAGTCGGGGTAGCCCCCGCTGCTCCCTGTGGACAGGTCGGAGCTGGGTCCGTTTCCCGCCAGCACCCTCATGGGCGGGGGCCCACCTGGGGCCCCCGCGGGCACCAGGCCCAACCCGGCATCCGGGTATACTAAGCCAGAGAgaaggggctgggggccaggaagGCTCTGCAGGGCAGCTGGCGATGGGGGGACACCataggggctgctggggcgcAGCTCACGGTACTGCTCCGGGCCGGCCAGGCCTCCGTGCTCCAGCGGGAAGCTGCCTGGGGCTCCCGTGGGCCTGCCCAAGGCCGGGGTGGACTCCCCCAGGCTGCCGTAGAGGCCATTGGCAGGGCCCATTTCGGCCACGGCTGGCTCATCTGCAATGGAAACAGACGGCGCTGCTCagcgcccgcccctccccctttgGCCCCAGCGCCCCTCCTCTGGGGGCTCGTGGCCAGCCTGCACCGGCTAGCCCAAGCCTCTGCGGCTCTCAGAACTtaggcctccctctgcctccgtgCTTGTCGCCTTTGTTCAGCTCAGTCCCACCTGGGGTCTTGGGGGAATCCCCTTGCGGGACCGGGCGAGGAACAGGCCAGCCAGGGCCCAGGGTCACGGGATAATCTGCAGGGCTGCCTGGGGAAGGGTGGCCCCactcccattttgcagacaaCTTAATTGAGGCTTGAGCGGCAGAGCGAGTGGCCTAAGGTCACGCTGCAGCCAGAGAGGGTCTCTTGCACAGACTGTCTgaggatgggcattaaggggtaAGTATGGGGTCACTCACAGACGGGATAAGATGATTAGATGCCACAGAGACAGGGGGACCGCCCCCCAACTCCAAACCCCCAACTCCAAACAGCAGTGAGTTTTTTGTCACTTACCCCGAAACCCCTGCCCACTTTCCTGAAAATCATTGCAAGGACCAGGAGCCACAGAAATGGTCGGACCCCTTCCCCAGAGAAAGCCTGCTGAGGGTCACGGGGGTCTTGGGGGCTGTCCCCCACCAGGGGGACAGCTGAGCGCCCCAGGGGCCAAACCGCAGGGCTTGGGGACAGGGGACCAGAATCTGTGACCGCTTTTAAAAGAAGGCCAGGGCAGCCCCTGACTGGGAAATAGCCATTTGCAGGCTCCGGGGGAATGCAGGGCGTGCGAGCTGCGGGCCTCCCGACTGGCGCCCTGGGGGCGAGGCGGCCCGCCGTACCGGTGAACGAGACGTCGGCGTCGctgtcctgcccctcctcctgcacgCTGTCCTTGTCCGACTTGGGGCCGCCGCGGGCACGCTTCATGCTGCGGAAGTACTGGCCCCAGCGCTGCCGGCCCGCGTCCTTCTTGAGCCGCTTCTCCTTGGCGCGGCGGTTCTGGAACCACACCTGCGGCGGCGCGAGCGGCGGAGGGCTGGTgagcggggcgcggggcgcggggcgcggggcgcggggcgcggggcgcggggcgcggggcgcggggcgcggggcgcggggcgcggggcgcggggcgcggggcgcgggcgggCGCTGACCTGCACGACGCGCATGTCTAGGCCGGTCTCCGACGAGAGCTGCTCGCGCACGTGGCGCGCGGGCTTGGGCGAGGTGTTGTAGGCGCTCTTCAGCGTCTCCAGCTGCTTGGCCGTGATGGTCGTGCGCGGCCGCTTGGCCGTGGCCTCGGCCTCTGCGCCGCGAGGGGGGGAGTGAGGCTGGGCCCCTCCGCCGCCCGatggccccccaccccgccggggCGCGGGGACACCGCAGTAAAGGCGGAGGGCGGCTGACCTCTTCCCCTCCCGCCTCCGCCCCGATTCCCCATTGTTCCAAAGCTGTGGGTAGGGACGGATCTTCACGGTCAAGGGTTTGGGGCGATAATCCACACATTTCAGACCAACCTCCCTGCGCCCCCCCGAGGATGGAAGGAGGCCGCTAAGGCCCTGGAGCCAGGCTTCCTCGGAGCCGGTGGATCATCCCTACCGGGGCGGGCCCCCACCCCTCCTGGCCGAGGGTGGGGAGGCGCTTAAGTTTGCGCCCCTGAGGGAGCGCCCTGCAGCGGGCTCTGGGCGTGGATCCCTCCGCGCCCCTAACAGACGGACCCCAGCCCCATTTTGCAGACGGGGAAAGGAGGTGAGTGGACCCTCCCACTGACCGCGCTGCTTGGCCGTCTCATAATCCGCCTTGCACACCAGCCGGCTGTCTTCCATGAGGTAGAACTCGTCCCCCGTGGCCAGCTGCCGCTTGCACACGACGCAGGCGAAACAGTGCAGGTGGTACACGAAGTCCTGGGCGCGGCGCACCACCTGCGTGGGCGGGATGCCCAGCTGGCACGCGGCGCACTTGGTCCCGAATCGCCTGCGGGACGCACAGGGCGCGGCTCAGCGCAGCGTCAGCGGCTCCTTCGCAGGGAGCGGGTTGGAGAACGAGGAGCCGGAAGCCATGCAGGGAGGTTCAGGAGGGAGGCTCACCGGGGCCCTGCCCCTAGTCGCCAGCTCAGCAGTCCCCACAGAGCCTCACAGAATACGGAGAAGGGAACCAGAAGCCCCGGGGAAGAGCCTCGCTGCCCTGACCTCCGTGTCCCAGTGGGGTAGCAGGATCTAAGGACAGTTCCCTTAGACCCCAGAGGCCTGTGCTGGAAAAGCACCCCCTCCCCGGCATCGAAGA
It encodes:
- the LHX3 gene encoding LIM/homeobox protein Lhx3 isoform X2, whose translation is MQQIPLCAGCDQHILDRFILKALDRHWHSKCLKCTDCHAPLAERCFSRGENVYCKDDFFKRFGTKCAACQLGIPPTQVVRRAQDFVYHLHCFACVVCKRQLATGDEFYLMEDSRLVCKADYETAKQRGQWEEAEATAKRPRTTITAKQLETLKSAYNTSPKPARHVREQLSSETGLDMRVVQVWFQNRRAKEKRLKKDAGRQRWGQYFRSMKRARGGPKSDKDSVQEEGQDSDADVSFTDEPAVAEMGPANGLYGSLGESTPALGRPTGAPGSFPLEHGGLAGPEQYRELRPSSPYGVPPSPAALQSLPGPQPLLSGLVYPDAGLGLVPAGAPGGPPPMRVLAGNGPSSDLSTGSSGGYPDFPASPASWLDEVDHGQF
- the LHX3 gene encoding LIM/homeobox protein Lhx3 isoform X1 translates to MEARGELGPGRESAGGDLLLALLARREDLRREIPLCAGCDQHILDRFILKALDRHWHSKCLKCTDCHAPLAERCFSRGENVYCKDDFFKRFGTKCAACQLGIPPTQVVRRAQDFVYHLHCFACVVCKRQLATGDEFYLMEDSRLVCKADYETAKQREAEATAKRPRTTITAKQLETLKSAYNTSPKPARHVREQLSSETGLDMRVVQVWFQNRRAKEKRLKKDAGRQRWGQYFRSMKRARGGPKSDKDSVQEEGQDSDADVSFTDEPAVAEMGPANGLYGSLGESTPALGRPTGAPGSFPLEHGGLAGPEQYRELRPSSPYGVPPSPAALQSLPGPQPLLSGLVYPDAGLGLVPAGAPGGPPPMRVLAGNGPSSDLSTGSSGGYPDFPASPASWLDEVDHGQF